The following DNA comes from Flavisolibacter ginsenosidimutans.
AGCGCTCAACACAAGAATCAAGGCAATGCCCAGCCAGATGCTTTGCATTGCGGCGGAGGCTGCACCTTCCTTGTCTTTTGCGCCGATGCGCCGTGCGACGGTAGCCGTTGCGGCCATACTTAAACCAACGGCAATAGAGTAAATAAGTGTGAGAACCGATTCGGTTAAGCCCACGGTAGATACAGCGTGTTTGCCCAGCCGTCCCACAAAAAATAAATCAACTAAAGCAAAAATGCTTTCCATTCCCATTTCGATAATCATGGGGACGGCAAGCAAGAAGATGGCCTTACGCAAAGAGCCCGTGGTGTAGTTCTGCTCCTCGCCTTTTACCGCTTTGCCGAAAAGATGAAAGGCACGTATAAGTTTATGTTGCGTCGTAATCTGCGACATGGGATTTGATTTTGGATAAATAAAAAGAAGAAAAGCCGTTGGCCTTGCAGTAGTTTTTGCCCGTTGGCAGATTAGAAGCGCATAGACGTTAATTGAAGAGAGACAAATGTATTATTTCTTTTTCATCGCGTCCAAATACAATTGGATGAACGGTTGCACCTGCTTGCGCCGGTACTGCATAATGAAACGCGGATGCGGCAGCGGAATGATTTTGCCAAACCACTTGTGCGTCTCGTTTAGTTTGGAGAGAAAACGGAAGTTTTTTTCGCCGCCAATGCAAAGGCAGCGGCTGCGGACAACGGGAAAAGAAAGTTGCTTTTCGATGCTTTGAACGATGAAAGGTTCAACGGCTTTTTGCAGGTCTTTGTCGTCGTAATAATTAATGTTCTTGCCTTCTTTTACAAAGCCCAGCGGGCAAACGGAACCAATGAAGAACCTGCTGTAAAAATCCTTTGGTCCGCCGTAGGCCTTAATCATGGCGTAAATAAATTCAGCCGAAAGTTCCGAGCCTTTTCCAAACGGGTTTTCAATGCCGCAGTCATCGGTGAGTTGTTTGGCGGCGGTAAAGTTTACGCCGGTTATTCCTGCACCAAAACGGCCCGGGTTGATGCCGAGAAAAAGTGTTCGCTGATTGTTGTCGCTAAAATATTTCTGCAGGAATTTTTGTACAACGTTCATCACTTCTTCGCTGCGTTGTGGATAGAGCCACTGTACATTGTTGGGCAACCGCTGCTTTGGCTTCAGCGATGAATAAAATTCGTAAAGATCCTGCGCCCATGTTTTCATGTACGGACAAAAATAACCGGCGATAGAAAAGACGGCGCAAAAGAAACCCGCACTGTGGCGGGAATAATTTCTTCTTTTCTAAGGGTTGCGAATCAATCAGGCGAACAGTTCTTCAATGGAAATATCGTTCAGGTAAGGTTCAAGTTTTTCGGTATCGCTAAAGCGGGTCACTTTCACCACCACGTTAAAATGCGTGTGCCACACCACTTCGAGATAAATATCGTGCAACTGGTAAAGTTGCATTTTGTAAAAATCACCCGTGCGCTGCGCTACCAGCACACCTTTTTCCCATAACGCTCTTGCCTTTTCAATTTCATTGGTAGAGGTGTAAGACCGGTCTGTCATTGTGTTTGGATTTGTCTGCGGTTTAGACTACAAATGTGACCCTCGTTTACTTTATAAACGTCAACATTAGGTTAACGGTTTTACTTCATCGGTTAACGAGCAAACAACATCGTTTGTTTTGCAAGGCAAAACTTTCTTTTGGCAAACAAAAAACCCGAAATTTCTTTCGGGCTTCGTAAATAAACCAGGCTGCTTGCCGCGTTTGTTTATGATTTTTTCTTCTTGTCTTTATGACGCCCAACCAGATAACCCGCACCGGCGCCAACCGCACCGCCAATTAACGCACCCTTTCCTTTTTTGTGGCTAACGATAGCGCCCGTGGCTGCACCCGCTGCGCCGCCAATTACCGCGTCCTTCTTCTTGTGACTCCATTTTTTTTGTGCCGCCGCTTCGTTGACGCTTCCCGAAGCCAGCGTTAATCCCAATGCAAGCGTAACAATTGACAATAGCTTTTTCATACACAGATTTTTTTTAAATGATGCAATAAGGCTACCTGTGCATTGCTTAAACAATATACTTGCCAAGATAAACAAGACAAAGGTTGTGCTCGCCCTAAGCAATTGTTGGTGGCACATCTTTTTACACCACTGGCACAATGAAAGACGGGAAATTAGGCATTGCACTGGTAGGTCTTGGATCGTACAGCGAAGGGCAGTTAGCACCGGCCTTGCAACAGACGAAGCATTGTTACCTGGCCGGCATCGTAACCGGAAGCAGCGACAAAGCCGCGCAATGGAAAACAAAATACAATCTGCCTGCAAACGCTTGTTACACTTACGAAACGTTTGACAGAATCAAAGAGGATTCAAACGTTGACATCGTTTATGTGGTTCTTCCCAACGCACTGCACGCGGAATACGTTGTTCGTGCAGCACAAGCAGGAAAGCATGTCATTTGCGAAAAGCCAATGGCCGTAACTGTGGAGGAATGCGACCGCATGATTGCCGCCTGCAAAGAAGCGGGCAAGATGCTTTCCGTCGGGTACCGTTTACACTTTGAGCCGCACAACAAAGAAGCGATGCGCATCGGCCAACAAAAAGTTTTTGGCGATGTAAAGTGGATTGAAGCCGAACACGGCCTGAGCGAGGCAACAGGCTGGCGTTTGAAAAAAGCATTGGCCGGCGGCGGCCCGCTTATGGATGTGGGCATTTACTGTGTGCAGGCTGCCCGCTACCTTACAGGCCTGGAGCCTGTTGCCGTTACAGCACAAGAAGGCTTTAAGCACCACCCCGAGAAATTTAACGGCATCGAAGAATCCATTACCTGGCAAATGGAAATGCCGGACGGCATTGTGGCCAAATGCACAAGCTCTTACTCGGAAAAACAAAACCGATTGCTTGTAGAAGCCGAACGAGGCTGGCTCGAACTTTCACCGGCTTATTCTTACGCAGGCATTGAAGGAAGAACAGCCGAAGGCAAGATGGATTTTGCGCAGGTAAATCAACAGGCTTTGCAGATGGATGATTTTGCCTTGTGCGTCAAAGAAGGAAAACCTTCGCCGGTTTCGGGTGAAGAAGGAAGACAAGACGTAAAAATTTTGCAGGCTATTTACCGGGCAATGCATACCGGTGAAAGAGCGGTAATCGAATAATCCTTGCTAAGTCGTTGTTCTTAAAAACGCAACGCTGTACTGTGCAACGCTGCTGCGTAGTAAATGGTCACACTCATCATTCATAACCCATAATTCATCACTCATTACATTTGCCCGCACAAAAATTAGTCTATGAAAAGAACAACGATTGCATTTCTTTTATTTGTATCCTTTGCATTCCGCGCCGCGGCCGACGAAGGCATGTGGCTGCCGCTATTGTTGGGACAGCAAGTGTACAACGACATGGTGAAAAAAGGCCTCAAGCTTACCAAAGAACAACTTTATTCCATCAACCAACCTTCGGTGAAAGACGCCATCCTGATTTTTGGTAGTGGCTGCACCGGTGAGATCGTGAGCAACCAGGGTCTCATCTTTACCAACCACCACTGCGGCTACGATGCCATTGCCAAAGCCAGCACGGTGGAACACAACTACCTGCACGACGGCTTCTATGCCAAAAACACGGGTGAAGAAATTCCCTCGCAGCTTTCCGTGCAATTTTTATTGCGCATTGATGACGTAACAAAGCTGGTGATGGACTCGTTGAAAAATCTTACCGGTGCTGAACGAGCGGCAAGACAAACACAAATCATCCAGGCCATCAATGACCGCATGAGCGATGCGGCGCAAAGCATTGAAACGAAAGTAAGCCCGCTGTTTAAAGGCAACCAGTTCCTTGCTTTTGTTTACCAGCGCTACACCGACATTCGTTTGGTGGGCGCACCGCCGGAAGCCTTTGGCAAATTTGGCGGCGATACCGACAACTGGGAATGGCCGCGCCACACGTGTGATTTTTCGGTGTTTCGGGTGTACGCAACAAAAGACGGCAAGCCTACGAAATACAGTGCCGCCAACATTCCGTTGAAACCAAAATGGTATTTACCCGTTTCGTTGAAAGGCGTAAGAGAAGGCGATTTTTCCATGATCTTCGGCTATCCCGGAAGCACCAACCGGTACGAATCGTCTTACGGCATTCAGCTTTCTACCGACATCAACAATCCTTCATTGGTCAAGCTTCGCCACGTGCGCATGAAGTACATGATGGACGAAATGAAGAAAGACCCTGCCATTAAACTGCAGCTTGCTTCCAGCTACGCTTCCATTGCCAACTACTGGAAATTTTACAAAGGCGAAACCGAAGAACTTTACAAATACGATGTCTTCGGGCAAAAACGCAAAGAAGAAGAAGCCTTTCAAAAATGGGCTACATCGAAACCCGAATACGCCAATATTTTTAAAGACCTGAAAAATGCTTACGATGCCTGGCGGCCTTATGCCATGCAACGTATGTACATTAACGAAGGCCTGGCTTCGCGTCCCTTGCTGGGTTCACCGCTTTTGCAGTTTGCCGCTTCACTGCAAAAACTGGAAACCAGTCTTGTGAAAACCGGAAGCACGCAAGCCGAGGTTAAACAAGCACTGGACGATGCCGGGGCTGCGCGACAGGATTTTATCAAAGCCGAGAACAAGCCATCGGACCAAAACATTGTGGCGGCGGTACTGCAAATGTTTTACAACGACATTCCAAAAGACCAACGGCCGGTTGGTTTTTACGAGGCGCTGCGCAACGAGTACGGGAGCCTGGACAAAGCATCTACTTACCAGAAATATGCAGAAGCTGTTTTCCGGGAAACCATGTTGCTTGATGACCAGAAGTGGAACGCTTTTGTGCGCAACCCGGATGCAAACACGTTGCAGCAAGACCTGGCTTATAACCTGGCTTCTGCCTTTTGGAAAAACTACCAAAGCAAATACTACCCGCTTTACCAGCAGTTTGAAACCAAAAACAACGAATGGGCAAGGCTTTATTTGAAAGGCGTGATGGAAGAAAATCCAAAGAAGATCATGTATCCGGATGCGACGTTTACCATGCGGGTGAGCTACGGCAAAGTGGCCGGCTACAAACCCCGCGATGCCGTGTATTACGATTACGTGACCACATCAAAAGGCGTATTGGAAAAATACAAGCCGGGTGATTACGAATTTGATTTGCCAAAAGACGCCGTGGAAAAATTAAAGGCAAAAGACTTTGGCCAATACAAGGATGCGAAGTACAATGACCTGGTGACTTGCTTCATTACCACTAACGACATTACGGGCGGCAACTCCGGCTCGCCGGTGATGAACGGCAAGGGCGAACTCATTGGCCTTGCCTTTGACGGCAATTACGAAGCCCTGAGTCACAAGCTGGCTTTCGACAAAGATTTAAACCGCACCATCAACGTTGACATTCGCTATGTGTTGTGGGTGATTGACAAAGTGGGCGGCGCACAAAACATCATCAAGGAACTAACCTTGCGCAAACAATAAAATTGAGTAACTATATACGACTTGGGACAAAACATGAATATCATAACTTGACATTTAATCCTAAACAGGAAAAAAAAAGAAATGAGTAAAAGGGAGCGAGATTTTGAAGAAAAGCAGGCAATAAAAGAACGCTTACAAAAGCAGACTACCGAACAACTTCTTGAACGATTAAAAGAAGGTCATGTAAGTAGTTGGGCAAGGAAAGTTGTCGAAGGGATTTTAAAAGAAAGAGGCATAATCATATAATTTTTACCCCGCCTTGCCCAACTCGTACATAGTTACCTAAAATTCTTTTCAAAACCGAAAAGCCAGTCCTTCAAACATGGAGTGGCTTTTTCTTTATTGCCTGAACTACTTTTGAACGGATGATGAAACGCTTCCTCTTCTTCAGTCTTAGCCTTAACCTTTGTCTCTTTGCTTCTGCACAGGAAAACTTTAGCGCTGCTACCGGTGTTTCGCTGTTGCACAACTTTAGCCCGCGGCAACAGTTCAATGCCGTCGGTCATACAATTCACCTGTCCGCTCATTTTTCACCCACGCAAAGCGCTTACGCGTGGGTGGAATATTACACCGAAGGAAAGTTCAAAAACGATTTTATCGCTACCGCAAAGTCGCCGCTCCTGTCACCACAACAAATAGCTCTTGTAGCCACGGGACGACTGGCATATCGGCATTTTTCAATTGGATGGAAACATTATTTCAAAGGCAGTTATTCCAATGACAATAGCGTAAATGTTTACGGACTTGCGGGCTTTGGTTTTT
Coding sequences within:
- a CDS encoding uracil-DNA glycosylase family protein translates to MKTWAQDLYEFYSSLKPKQRLPNNVQWLYPQRSEEVMNVVQKFLQKYFSDNNQRTLFLGINPGRFGAGITGVNFTAAKQLTDDCGIENPFGKGSELSAEFIYAMIKAYGGPKDFYSRFFIGSVCPLGFVKEGKNINYYDDKDLQKAVEPFIVQSIEKQLSFPVVRSRCLCIGGEKNFRFLSKLNETHKWFGKIIPLPHPRFIMQYRRKQVQPFIQLYLDAMKKK
- a CDS encoding YMGG-like glycine zipper-containing protein, whose protein sequence is MKKLLSIVTLALGLTLASGSVNEAAAQKKWSHKKKDAVIGGAAGAATGAIVSHKKGKGALIGGAVGAGAGYLVGRHKDKKKKS
- a CDS encoding Gfo/Idh/MocA family protein — translated: MKDGKLGIALVGLGSYSEGQLAPALQQTKHCYLAGIVTGSSDKAAQWKTKYNLPANACYTYETFDRIKEDSNVDIVYVVLPNALHAEYVVRAAQAGKHVICEKPMAVTVEECDRMIAACKEAGKMLSVGYRLHFEPHNKEAMRIGQQKVFGDVKWIEAEHGLSEATGWRLKKALAGGGPLMDVGIYCVQAARYLTGLEPVAVTAQEGFKHHPEKFNGIEESITWQMEMPDGIVAKCTSSYSEKQNRLLVEAERGWLELSPAYSYAGIEGRTAEGKMDFAQVNQQALQMDDFALCVKEGKPSPVSGEEGRQDVKILQAIYRAMHTGERAVIE
- a CDS encoding S46 family peptidase, whose amino-acid sequence is MKRTTIAFLLFVSFAFRAAADEGMWLPLLLGQQVYNDMVKKGLKLTKEQLYSINQPSVKDAILIFGSGCTGEIVSNQGLIFTNHHCGYDAIAKASTVEHNYLHDGFYAKNTGEEIPSQLSVQFLLRIDDVTKLVMDSLKNLTGAERAARQTQIIQAINDRMSDAAQSIETKVSPLFKGNQFLAFVYQRYTDIRLVGAPPEAFGKFGGDTDNWEWPRHTCDFSVFRVYATKDGKPTKYSAANIPLKPKWYLPVSLKGVREGDFSMIFGYPGSTNRYESSYGIQLSTDINNPSLVKLRHVRMKYMMDEMKKDPAIKLQLASSYASIANYWKFYKGETEELYKYDVFGQKRKEEEAFQKWATSKPEYANIFKDLKNAYDAWRPYAMQRMYINEGLASRPLLGSPLLQFAASLQKLETSLVKTGSTQAEVKQALDDAGAARQDFIKAENKPSDQNIVAAVLQMFYNDIPKDQRPVGFYEALRNEYGSLDKASTYQKYAEAVFRETMLLDDQKWNAFVRNPDANTLQQDLAYNLASAFWKNYQSKYYPLYQQFETKNNEWARLYLKGVMEENPKKIMYPDATFTMRVSYGKVAGYKPRDAVYYDYVTTSKGVLEKYKPGDYEFDLPKDAVEKLKAKDFGQYKDAKYNDLVTCFITTNDITGGNSGSPVMNGKGELIGLAFDGNYEALSHKLAFDKDLNRTINVDIRYVLWVIDKVGGAQNIIKELTLRKQ